Part of the Trypanosoma brucei gambiense DAL972 chromosome 6, complete sequence genome is shown below.
ATTGAAGGGATAATAATATGACAGGGAGGTACAGGAGGTACCGGTAGCGCTGCCTCAAATGAGGCCTAATCCGTAAAACCAGGCAATTGTTAACCCAAGCGGTGGTTCATTTTCCCCAATGAACCTTCGCTACCTTAATATATATGGGTTCTGCGGTTTTCGTTTTGACGTCACAGTTTTTTGGAGCGGGCGTTTGAGTGTTTCATAACAGAGCCGAGTCATACTCAATAGTTGCTGCAGTGTCAATGTGTATTTATGTGGGCTTCTTTGtgttcctttgctttttctgtgCTTGTTGCGTGTTGTATGTGGAatgctttattattttttcccctgtgtgtgtgtgtgtgtatttatgGGTTTTCTGTTGATGTGGGGTAAGTTGTACTTCTAAGGGCTACAGGAAGTAAGACATAGAAATACGGAAAATAGCAATGGTGACATTCACTTGCGGAGTGACGCtactgcttttttctttccatttcttcgCAATTCAGTCAGAGGCAATTCCGCACATATGTGTTAATGCAGCTAATTATAGCCATACCCAGTTTGAAGAGTGTCTTACTCACATGTGTGACCTAAGCGAGGAGTTAAGTGCTTTTAAACGTACCGCGGTTTCCCTTAAGCGGCAAGCTACGGGAGACGCCGAAACTTCGAAATTGGCGCTGCAGTATATGGAAGAGGCACTTGAAAAGGTCCTCCACGTGACACAGGGTGTGAAGGAAGGCAACAAAACGATCGGAACGGCCGCTGCAGTCAAAAAGTCCGTGATTGAGGCAAAAATTGCGTCAGACATAGCGGATGAAGAAGCTTCCAAAGTGGAGAGGAAATTAGATAAGGCTACGAGGGACGCAGGAAATGCAGAGAAAAACCTTCAGCGCATATTGATATACACCGCTAGAAAAGCTTGTTCGTCTGAGGGTATATCCTCTCAAGATGAGGAAGTAAAGGAGGCTCAGTGCAACGTAAGTACGGAGATCGTCTACAGCTGCACCCGCAGGCCGTTAAAGATAAAGTCTGATACGTTACGTAAGACGTATGAAAGGCTTAAAAGTTTCACTCGCACGCCGAACAAGACAATAAACGAGCATTTACCGAAATGCCATATGTGGACGGAATTACTCGAGCCGGCAGTGGCGAGCCTGACTGATATGGAAAAATCGGCGTCTGTTGCTCGTGCGTATCGAAACCAGGTAATCAAGGCGAGAGGGGAAGCACAGCAAGCTGCATGGACAGTTGGCGTTACTGTTCAGGATGTGGATGGTTTGGATGAAGTGTCGGAGGAGGACGACTTTGCCCTTGCACCGGTGGTGCTTGTCGCGGTGCTTATTGTTGGCGCTGTGTTAATTGACCAGCACCCATAGTAAAAAATGCAAACAGTGATATTATATGTAAAGATATGCTGCTTGTAGGAGCAGTTGAGTCAATAGGTATAGACTTGCGATCCTTGCTTCTGTCCTTTCACCTTCTTCCGGCGGATGTGGCACAGTAATTTGTTAACGTGAATAATCCCGCTAGTAGTGTTTTACGTGACCCCATatagtttgtttttgaatgCTTTAATTAGataattcctttttttttttttcagggaATCGACTTTGCGTGTCTAACTCACGTTTATGGTCATCTGACCTTCCTTGGTTTGGCCGAATTCCATTACTGGACGACGTGATCACCCCACCATCTGATGAGAGTGTGCATCtctaccttttcccttccgtcTCGTTTACATTTCCTCTTCATGTTGTTCGTTAGGGCCTCTACTGATGGTCGGAAATATGGGCAACATGATCGGGCTGCGGCGTAAAGGGGAGCAA
Proteins encoded:
- a CDS encoding T. brucei spp.-specific protein, which encodes MVTFTCGVTLLLFSFHFFAIQSEAIPHICVNAANYSHTQFEECLTHMCDLSEELSAFKRTAVSLKRQATGDAETSKLALQYMEEALEKVLHVTQGVKEGNKTIGTAAAVKKSVIEAKIASDIADEEASKVERKLDKATRDAGNAEKNLQRILIYTARKACSSEGISSQDEEVKEAQCNVSTEIVYSCTRRPLKIKSDTLRKTYERLKSFTRTPNKTINEHLPKCHMWTELLEPAVASLTDMEKSASVARAYRNQVIKARGEAQQAAWTVGVTVQDVDGLDEVSEEDDFALAPVVLVAVLIVGAVLIDQHP